TCACCTTGTCTCGGTGAAAAACGCTGCGGATATTTCACCCAGCCTTGCGGGGGTAAAATATCCTTGCTCTGTCTCATGTGTATATATGGATAAGATTGCAGCGCACTCTTTTATGGCTGTGTCGCTTTCTGCTTTTTGATGTTCATGTAAATATGGTGCACTTCTTTTGCGTACTTCTGACGCTTAACCTGTTGTTCTGCCTTCAACGAAAAACCGGCATTGTAAGCACCAACAGAATCCCAACCGATACCCCAGCGTTTAAAAGCGATCGCCAGATAGTAAGCGCCGGTATAAATGTTCATGCAACTGTCGCTATAAAGTTTTTGAGGCGTGATGCCAAACTGGGAAAGGTGAGCGAAATTCTGTGAGTGGATCTGCATATTTCCTACCGCATACTTCTCAGGGCTGACAATGTTCATTGCATGTGGGTTCATGGATGATTCACGAAAAGCGACGGCGCGAAGAAGATCGGGATCAATATGATAATCCCTGCCCGCAGCGTCGAAACAATCTGCGGCACTGGCGGTGAACGTAAGAATGAAACAAAACCCGGCGACAATCCTTATCATCATTAATCCCATTAGCTAAGGCCGTGCTACATCCTCACATTTTTGCCATGAAATGCCAAGCGCGGTTATTCACAAGTCCGGACAAAGCGACAGCATAGAAATGCCTGCTCCCCTAACCAAAAGACTCACACCCCTCGCAAGATTTCATCTTGCCTGATAAGTGTTTAAATTCAGATGTCTGCATTGAAAATGTGTGCGAAGAAAAGAGTTTTGTCTCTTTCAGCGAGTATAAACACACTCTATCTATACTCTTTTGCGAGTATAGGTAGAGTATTGGCAATACTATCCCTTTTTTTACAGCGAGTCTGATGGAGTACACTCGCGATCAGACTCTACTGCATAGTATAAAATAGAGTACATGAAGCCACACAAACTATAGGTGTATACTCTGCTGCGTAGTATAGTAACTCTTTGTATAGTAATAGGAGTTAATTATGCCAAGGTTGCAAACTTTTGTAAGTAATGAGATAGAGCAGGAAATCGTAGACATTATTAACGTCAAAAGAAGCGAGGGCGCGACTAAAGATGAGGCTAACGTTTCTAACACAACGTCTATGCTCATCGAGTTAGGTATTCGGGTTTATAAACTTCAACGGGTTAAGCAAGAGGGGGGGTTTAGCCAGGCGGAGTTTAATAAGGTTATGCTCGAGAACATGATGAAGACCAGTCTCATTTGTCAGAAGCTAATAAGAATAAATGCTCGGAATAATGAAGTGCAAGGTCATGATGAATTTTTGCTGGCCAACATGGCGGGTCAAATTAAAAATGAGGTGGATATGAATTTAGAGAGGTTTTTCCCATCAGAGGCTGATTGAATGGACTCATTTTATCTGGAGTTATTTTTATATTTACGCATGTATTTATACATTGAGGAATGATATTTTGATATAATTAATATCAAGGCTAAGGTGGGCTTAGATTTAATTATTACTAATAAATTTTGTTATGAACGCCGCCCCTGAGTGTTTGCCCACACAGAGGCGACTACCCAACACTACCCTAAACAGGAGGGAGTATGGATGATATCGATCCTATCGAAATTACACACGTGCACAAGTTTTTTCCTGAGCTAACTGAAAAAGAAATGCTGGTTTGTTTCTTATTTTGTCGTGAGATGAACCGCTATGAGATAGCTGAGCATAAAAGAGTCTCTGTTACCCAAATTGATAATCTGCTCAGAACGATCCGGAAAAAACTCAAATTAACCGAAAATCAGGAGATAAAAGTGACTTATCTTCTCAGGGTGCTGAGAAATTCGCGATTGTCTTGAATATTAGCCATGATCTTTTTTGTTGAACTCTGATGTAGAGGCTAGATGCTGGGGAAACCTAGCATCAGCAGTGTTTTGAAATTTTTTGTTTCATTTGTTCACTTCTGCTTACCGATGCATCCACTTTGGATGGACCCGACAAACCCCGTCTCGTGTGCAATCCCAATGTACCTTCAAGTTTATCGACACCAGTAGTGTCCGTTAACTTCCATATTCCATGACATTTTTTTTATGACGTAACTTTTCTTTTACAAAAAAAAATTTTTATCCAACGATTGTCTGTATTTATTTTGATCAAAATTTATTGATTTATATCAATTCATACTTGTGGGAATAATCTAAATTCGAGAAAAAACCATGTCTAACTTATTGTCACGGCTATGAAAAAAAATAATTTAATAATTGTTGTCGTATGGGGGTTTTAAAAAATTTAATTCATGTATCATTTTTCAACCTGATTAGCGTATTCCTGTAGGGGATTTATGAGCGTTCATGAATATAGGTCGATAACCTTAGTTGTAAAACTTACGAGTGATATGAATGAAGAGTTGACCACATCAGCTTCGGAATCTAATCGTTCGAAAGCAAGAGAAGCCGAGTTAAGACTTCGTGATCATTTAAAGAATTTTAAAAACATTGCCTGTGAAGGGGAGAGGGTTGTAAGGGGTTAAATTTTTTATTTTTC
This is a stretch of genomic DNA from Enterobacteriaceae bacterium Kacie_13. It encodes these proteins:
- a CDS encoding TraY domain-containing protein; translated protein: MSVHEYRSITLVVKLTSDMNEELTTSASESNRSKAREAELRLRDHLKNFKNIACEGERVVRG
- a CDS encoding transglycosylase SLT domain-containing protein, which codes for MIRIVAGFCFILTFTASAADCFDAAGRDYHIDPDLLRAVAFRESSMNPHAMNIVSPEKYAVGNMQIHSQNFAHLSQFGITPQKLYSDSCMNIYTGAYYLAIAFKRWGIGWDSVGAYNAGFSLKAEQQVKRQKYAKEVHHIYMNIKKQKATQP
- the traM gene encoding relaxosome protein TraM gives rise to the protein MPRLQTFVSNEIEQEIVDIINVKRSEGATKDEANVSNTTSMLIELGIRVYKLQRVKQEGGFSQAEFNKVMLENMMKTSLICQKLIRINARNNEVQGHDEFLLANMAGQIKNEVDMNLERFFPSEAD